Proteins co-encoded in one Astyanax mexicanus isolate ESR-SI-001 chromosome 1, AstMex3_surface, whole genome shotgun sequence genomic window:
- the si:dkey-86e18.1 gene encoding uncharacterized protein si:dkey-86e18.1 translates to MARNEEKQLGKLNRLWLQKERAEGRIKDINERRPKLATLNSVAAVKKWIPSIKREIEYYLQQSQLSHYPERKITEFQQQIEHLEKEYKRYLNKLRSLDPTCKHKPWTPRAYTKRRQDTDSSQCLAKRLCDPDLGKVTCSEEGATTSALFDPDLPKQSTASTSPTSDCPEQDLPLSFDRTKLAVAVSGSWRAPLEQLQDITKLACVLHRGLPNLHSSIAPAGELQESQETKETTCSEIPQNKTEHVLGLGCYSSSSDEET, encoded by the exons AGGGTCGCATCAAGGATATTAATGAACGGAGACCAAAGCTT GCAACTCTGAACTCAGTTGCAGCCGTGAAGAAATGGATACCAAGCATCAAGCGTGAAATCGAGTACTACCTGCAG CAGTCTCAGTTATCCCACTACCCAGAGAGGAAGATAACAGAGTTCCAGCAGCAAATTGAGCATCTGGAAAAGGAGTACAAGCGTTATCTCAACAAACTGCGCTCTCTGGACCCCACCTGCAAACATAAGCCTTGGACTCCAAGAGCCTACACCAAGAGGAGGCAAGACACTGACAGCAGTCAGTGTTTGG CCAAAAGGCTCTGCGATCCTGATCTTGGTAAAGTAACGTGTTCTGAAGAAGGAGCTACAACATCTGCCCTATTTGATCCTGATCTGCCTAAACAATCAACTGCCAGCACCAGCCCAACTTCCGATTGTCCAGAACAGGACCTCCCACTCTCTTTTGACCGCACCAAGCTGGCAGTAGCAGTGTCTGGGTCTTGGAGGGCTCCCTTGGAACAGCTGCAGGACATTACCAAGCTGGCGTGTGTCTTACACAGAGGCCTACCCAACCTGCACAGCTCCATAGCACCAGCTGGAGAACTCCAGGAAAGTCAGGAGACAAAAGAAACAACCTGTAGCGAAATACCTCAGAATAAGACAGAACATGTGCTGGGACTGGGGTGCTACTCATCTTCTTCTGATGAGGAAACATAA